Proteins found in one Apostichopus japonicus isolate 1M-3 chromosome 16, ASM3797524v1, whole genome shotgun sequence genomic segment:
- the LOC139983744 gene encoding uncharacterized protein has translation MAGGGVTGSLTVTFASEDDAFTEGNGAGDDINPSQPTRINHDKPRSAGTMAHPSCGTIVLPSTSKKSGHAAESIGQIVKGGHFVAVRFNPGRKTSATFVYMAEVISVAEEQDHFHWAFHRYLRHIIQQTGNMTQIYIITYHYF, from the exons ATGGCCGGTGGTGGTGTAACTGGGTCATTGACGGTGACCTTTGCGAGTGAAGATGATGCTTTCACTGAAGGCAACGGTGCAGGTGATGATATTAA TCCATCTCAGCCAACACGGATAAACCATGACAAGCCTCGCTCAGCCGGGACAATGGCTCATCCGTCATGCGGGACCATCGTTCTTCCTTCAACATCCAAGAAGTCGGGCCACGCTGCCGAGTCCATAGGACA GATTGTGAAAGGTGGCCACTTTGTGGCCGTCCGTTTCAACCCAGGGCGGAAGACCTCTGCTACATTCGTCTACATGGCAGAGGTGATTAGTGTTGCAGAGGAGCAG GATCACTTTCACTGGGCATTTCATCGATATCTGCGCCACATAATTCAGCAAACAGGGAACATGACACAGATATATATCATTACATATCATTACTTCTAA